The genomic DNA ATTGATGAACGGCAATACAGGAGCGGGAGTAGATTTTGTTTTATCGATCATTTTCTGGGGGCTCATCATCAATTCCTCAATCGAGCGTTCTTCCTGATAACTTTGACGGAGAAACGAATCGTTCGATGTATTTTCAAGCAGACGGCGGACAAGGTAAGCCATCCCGGGGATCAATTCTCCAAACGGAGCATATACGCGGACGCGATACCCCATTTCGGAAAATGCCTGAGCTTCTTCCTGGCCCATGCCATACAGCATCTGGATTTCAAAAGCATCCTTGGGCACAGACAATTCTTTCGCAACCGCCAACGCATGGGAAACGCTTCGCAGGTTATGGCTGCCAATTGCCGGGGAAAGCCAGTCGTAATTTTCAAAGAGAATCTCGGTCAGCGATTCAAAATTCGCATCAGTTTCCGCCTTCTGCTCGAAGACCGGAACCGGCCAGTTTCTCAAACCGGCAATCACCGTTTCGTAATCCCAATAGGCCCCTTTAACGAGCCGAACGGTTATCGGTGTACCACGCTGTTTTGTCCATTCCAGCAGCGACTGCAAATCTTCTTCCGCTTCTTTGAGATACGCCTGACAGACGATTCCCAGATGCGGATACCCGGCGAATTCCGGTTCCATGAGAGCCGTTTTGAAGATCTGATAGGTCAAATCTTTGTAGTCGTATTGTTCCATGTCCACATTAACGAACACATCATGCTCAATCGCTGCCTGCAGAATTGGTCGCAGTCGTTTGAGCACTCGCTTTGTCGTACCAGCCGGATCAATCGGATTGAAATCACCATCCAGTGCTGACAGTTTGAGGGAGACATTGGCACGCGGAATTGGTCCGAGATGATTCGAATCAATCTGCGAGGCTTCCCGCAATGTTTCCAGCCGCGGGGCGAGTTTCTCGATCAAATCCAGATACGATTGCTGATACGCCTCAGCTTCCTGATGACTCAATACTGCTTCGCCGAGCCGATCGAGAGTCGTCGCAAAACCGGCATCTCGAATTTTCATCACCGATTGAATAATCTCATCGGCATTGCAGCCCGCGATGAAACGCTCCGCCATCCGACGGGCATTGCTGCGGGCGTTGATCGCCAGAGCTCGCCCCAGAATCCGATTCCCATCGGTCACGTGCAGTGCCATCCGAGCCGCCCAGGGGAGATACTGCTTCACATCCTGAAAATATTCGTGCAGATGCCGGTTGAGCGTTTCATGATCCCGCAGCATCGGTAAAACATCGACAAAACGGAACAATTGAACTTTGACCGATTCATCAGCCATCGCCCAGTTCATGATCCGATCATCGAGCCAGCGACGATCAAACATCGAGGGCTGCTGCCGTTGCAGACGCCCCCAAACCCGCTTTCCGGTTTGAAGCGTCTGATCTTCGATCGCTTCGGTCGATTGAGTTGCCTTCCGTTTTCCCACACCATCACCAGTCACGTCGGTTCCACCGACTTCATGTCTCTATGAGTACGACAGGAGCTACATTCACAAATCTGAAATCAGAGGCAGCGTATGTCCAGTCGAAATTTACCAAACAAGCATTGTAGATCGTTCCCTTCATTTCTGAAAGCTAGCAGAGTCGCATTTTAAAACCTTTTCGTTTGCGAAAACGGTATCAGAGGACAATCATATATGGATGGTAGCTCATTATCCATCAGGATCCTCTCCAATAAAATTCACCGAACACGAAAGAGCAAAGCAGATGGCACGACTACTTAACATTATTCCGATTGTCTTCATGAGCCTTATTTTTTCCATAGAATCGACTCACGCAGACCCTTCCTGGCCTCAATGGCGGGGACCGGAACGGGATGGCATAGTCGACTCAGTTCCCTTACCGGAAACGCTCACTGAGACTGAAAATAAAGTCGTGTGGTCGACTCCCCTTGCGCCCAGTTATTCCGGCCCGGTTATTGCAGAGGGGAAAGTTTTTACCACTGAAACAGTTGATCAAAAAGAGGAGGTCGTTCGAGCTTTCGACAAAAAAACAGGAAAAGAACTCTGGAAAACCAGTTGGCCTGGCGCAATGAGCGTGTTTTTTATTGCCAGGGCCAATGGAGACTGGATCCGAGCCACACCAGCTTACGCCGATGGAAAACTGTATGTCGCAGGCATGCAGGATCTGGTGGTTTGCCTGGATACCAAAGATGGATCGATCCTCTGGAAAGCCGATCTGGCGAACGAATTCAAGACTGGCAATCCCCCTTTCGGATTCGTTTCTTCACCGCTAGTCGATGGCGATGCTCTTTACATTCAGGCTGCCAATAGTGTCTGCCGCTTAAATGCACAAACTGGTCAAGTGGAATGGCGAGTACTCAAGTCAAGCGAGGCATTTGGTTCTGCGTTCAGTTCACCAATCATTGCGACCATTCATGGCCAGAGGCAACTGGTCGTTCAAACCCGCAAGGAACTGGCAGGTTTGAATCTGGCAGATGGCTCGCCCTATTGGCAGACAGAAGTACCAGCCTTTCGAGATATGAATATCCTTACCCCGACAATTCTGGGAAACAAAATTTTCACCAGCACGTATGGTGGTTCGTCCCTGATGTACGAAATCCAGAAACAAGACGATGGAGCTTTTTCTGTCGCAGAACTTTGGACCAACAAAGCTCAGGGGTATATGTCATCCCCCGTTGTTATCAATGGAGACATCTACCTGCATCTCAGAAACCAGCGTTTCACCTGTATCAATTCCGAAACGGGCGAAACAAAATGGACAACCACCCCGTTTGGTAAGTACTGGAGCCTGCTGACTGATGGCAAACGCATTCTCGCTCTTGATGAACGAGGAGATTTATTATTGATTAATGTCAATCCGAACGAATTTGAATTGATTAGTCAGCTTCATATTTCAGACTCCCCCAGTTGGGCTCATCTGGCTATCGATAATCATCAAATCTATGTGCGAACCCTGGATAAACTGATAGTTTATGCCATCAAATAACATACGCACCGCAGTCAATTCCTATTGATTCCCCCACTGTCTCGCTCGCAGGTGGACCATGAACAGCCCTCGAACTTCGTTTGCGATAATCCTCGCCTGTCTAATCTTCAGCCCGAACATAGCCAGCCCCAGGGAAGTTCCTGAGAAACCTGCCAAGATGCATGACGTGGAAATGTTGCTTATCGATAAAACTAATGAGTATCGAAAATCGAATCAATTAAAATTGCTCTCCTCAAATAACAAGTTGAACCAGGCTGCAAGGAACCATGCGAATGTCATGATCGAAACGAACAATTTCAGCCATCAGGCAGGCGATACACAACCTTCCGACCGGGCTGAACAGGCAGGATATCGTTGGTATTTCATAGCGGAGAACATCGCATGGCGTTCTGGCGACAACTTGATGTCCAACGAACAACTGGCAGATGCAATCCTGCAACAGTGGATCAATTCGCCCGGCCACAATCAAAACCTATTGGCAAAACTGGCTCTCGAATGCGGCGTTTCCATCACATACGATGCGAATTCTGGACGAACTTACATCGTGATGCTTTACGCAAGACCCCGAAATTAAGTATGACATCACTCACTTATGTCATTATTTTGCGTAAATAGAGTCACTTTCAATGAAAATCGGCATCGCCGGCTGCGGCATCACAGGAACTGCGGTCGCGGCAATGCTCGCCGAGTTCGGTCACGAGATAACGATTTTCGAGCAGGCTCCGGAATGTCATCCAATCGGAGCGGGAATCCTGCTGCAGCCGAGCGGACAGCAAATTTTGAAGCGACTTGGTCTCTTCGAGGAAATCGAAGCCCACTCGGCTCGACTCGATGGCTTGGACGCCCGTCTCAAATCCGGCCGTCAGCTTTTGCGTCTCAAATATGCTCGACTGGATCCGGAGTATTATGGTCTGGGTGTCCATCGTGGATTACTGTTTGATCGATTACTCACTCTGTGTAAAAATCGAAATGTGACCATACGGACCAATAGTCCAGTCACAGGATTGGAACAAACCGCAGAGGGCGCTCAATTCCAGATTCGCGAATCGGAATTGAGCGAACCATTTGATTTTGTGATCGCCGCAGATGGTTCTCGCTCCCGTCTCCGAGATGCCTCCGGTATTCGTTTTCACGGTTACGAATATGATTACGCGGCTCTCTGGATGACCGGCCCGCTGGCAGCGATTCAGGATCGTCTTTATCAAATCGTTGATGGCACACAGCGGCTAGTCGGTTTACTCCCGATCGGCGAAGGTCAGGCCAGTTTTTTCTGGGGATTGCCTGCGAACCAATATCAGAATTTAATCGCAGGCTCGTTCAATCAATGGAAAGACGAAGTCATTTCTTTATGCCCGGAGGCTGAGGAAATCCTGCAGAACATTGAATCCTTTGAGTCGCTGATTTTTACGACTTACCGCCACTTCCGTATGGATCGCTGGCACACTAATCGATGTATATTTCTGGGAGATTCCGCCCATCCTTCAAGTCCGCATCTCGGACAGGGAGTTAATCTCGCACTGGAAGATGCCGCCTGTTTTACGGATGCCTTGGAGCAATCAACTGATTTCGAAGCGGCTTGCAAGCTCTATACCTCCCAGAGGAAAACCAAGCTGCGGTACTATCAGAAAGTCACCAGCTTCCTGGCTCCGTTTTTTCAATCGGGATATTCCTCACTGGCTTTCGGGCGCAATTGTGTATTGCCAATGCTGCCTTCAGTCCCGATCGTCAGCCGGATGATGCTGCAAACACTGTGTGGAATCAAACGCAGCTGGTTACGCTAATGATTTGCCCCTTGATTATTCGACAACACCAGTCAAGGCCGATATAAAACGTTTCGATGAAAAATATAGACATGGGTGGCTGGGGTCGTAGCGCAGCGAAGCCCCCAGAATTATCGACCATCCAGGGGCTTCACTTCGTTCGCCCACAACCACCCTTTACTCATTAAATCGTACAACTTTTAGGCAAGAGGTTTCAAATGTCAAAACAACTCATCTCCAGCGGTTCGGCCTGGGAAGGCAAAATTGGCTACTCGCGAGCGATTCGTATCGGCAAACATGTGCATGTTTCTGGAACGACAGCAACTGACGAAAACGGCAACGTCGTAGGTGTCGGTGAACCAGCACTGCAAGCTGAGTATATCCTGAAGAAAATTCAAGGCGCTCTGACCGATGCAGGTGTGACACTGGAAGACGTCATCCGCACTCGCATCTACGTCACCAATATCGACGACTGGGAAGCGATCGCCCTGGCTCACGGAAAATATTTTGGCGAAATCCGCCCTGCGACTGTTATTGTCGAAGTCAGCCGATTGATCAATAAGGATCATCTGGTTGAAATCGAAGCCGAAGCGATTGTTGAATAACTGAAAGTCTCCAAAGAATAAAGCAGCGACCCAATAAGAGTCGCTGCTTTTTAATATCGACTGATTAGATTTTTTTCTCATCTATTGAAAGTTCGAAAACTGGAGAATCAGCTCCCCTTTCGACGACATAAGTCAGTTCGCTGCGAGAGTTATACTGTGCAGGAATATACATCTCCCCAACAGGTTCTGGTGTACCATTACTTTCATCAAACTTGCCGGGAATCAGTCGAGAGGCAATAATTTCCACTTTCATTTTTCCGGGAAGAGACTCAATCTTAAAGTAACCCTCCTCAATAGGGGCACTGAAGACATTCCCGCCCGCTTCAAGCATTCGAAATGTAATGCGTCCTTCCTTCAGTGGCTCGTTCTGCCATTTCACCTCACCGTCTGTCGAGATCAAATCTGGCCCATCAGACGCACCGCATCCAACCAGAAATGACACAACAAACATAGCAGCAACCGCAAATTGAGAACTCGAATTTTTCATTTCCTCTATTCCATTTCCATCAAAGAATGCATCTGCAGAAGACAGTGGGAGCCAGGCAAATTCATTAGAACTCACCAAGAACCTGGCCATCCTTCATTTGCCCAAGATAGCGGAAAGTTAAACGGTCGATGTTCTCAGAGATGAATCGAATGGAACCATCTGCCAGTGCAAACTGAGCTCCCCCTTTATGATAACTTCTGGCAAAGTTATACCGGCCCGAGAGTCCCCCTGCATTTCCATTTTCGCAAGGAGAATTCAGAAATGTTGTGCTTTTGCAGGAATAAACACGGTCGGGCACTGATGTATTAGGAGTTTCAGCTGTTGAGAAGGCATATGATCCATGAGGGGCTCCACCCCAGTAACCACCCAATCCTCCCCAACTGGCTCCTGTTGATCCCCGGATAATTCCTTCGCCCATCATAATGGTGTTGGTCGTCCCATCGGTAACACTCCGAAATTTAGTGTTCGAGCCTGTATAAAACATCCCCGTGGTTGGCTTGGCAACGACTGTTTGAGGGATTCCATTTGGATCGGTGCTGGTATTAACATCTCCTCCCGCACATACAACGTAATTCCCCTGAAACCCATTGTCAGTCCCGCCACCACCTACGGCCGGACCTGCGGGATCAGAAGGGCACATGTAAACACTGACAGGAATCCCCGCTAATGATTTTGGAATCTGGTGGACATATTCAGTCGTGTCTGCCTGATAGAGGTCAGATAGATTTCCCTCTTCAATAAATGGCAACATACAATGGAAAAAGCATTGGCGACGATGTCTTGAACCACCGACTTCAGCCTGCCAGCCGTAAGGAAACACGGAATGTGTGTCATGATAATTGTGCATCGCCAGTGCCAACTGTTTAAGATTATTCTTACACGACGATCTGCGAGCCGCCTCACGGGCCTGCTGTACAGCAGGCAACAAGAGAGCCACAAGTATTGCTATAATTGCGATCACTACGAGCAACTCAATAAGAGTGAACGCACGTCTGCTGCACGAGAGAGTTTTCAGAGAGGTGACCTTAGGAAACTGCATTACGAACTCCTTAACATCTAGAAAGAATAAATCTGTAAATCAGTATTAAAAAAACAAGGCACATCTCATGCCAAGGGAGTTCAACTCACTTCCCGAACTAAGTAATTTTACCGAACCGAGCGTAATATTAACTTTTTGAGTATAAATCAGCATTTTTTCTCAAGTTCAACCAGGCATCTCTGCATGCCTGAAGATCTCTTCTGAATAAACATGAAGCACACTCCGCGCACTATTCAGGCAGAATCTCTTATTGATAATCTCTCCCGCGTATACATGTACACATTAAATCAGTATTCAAATTTTCCATTACATATCGATCCCCGCAATATTCAATGATGACACCAAACCCCAGCATTCATTCAACAGATTCAGGCATAAAAAAACCGGCGGCCTGAAGTTCAGGTCGCCGGTCGGGTGATTGCCAGGTTGTCGATCAAGGTATCTTTGAAGTCAATATTCCAGTTTCTTGTTCAATGAGCTGCAGGAGCAATCTCGGAGTTCCGTTCATTTGATGTTTATGCTCCTGCAGGGGCATTGATTTTTCGATTAACTGGTTGGCAATCGTTTCTTGGTCATCTGATTCACGATGTTCTGAGCCTGACCGTTGTCGATCATTTCCAGAGCTTTCGCGATGTCGTTGTCAATCGAAGTGATTCGATCGTTCTTTTCGATCACAACGTCTGGAGTGACTCCTGAACCGGCCATTTCGCGTCCGTTTGGTGAGTAAAACTTAGCTGTGGTCAGTTTCAGGTTTCCAGAAATTGTTCGCAGTGGCAAGTGAGTTTGAACAGTTCCCTTACCGTAGCTGGTTCGTCCGACAATCAAAGCTCGTCCGTTGTCCTGCATGGCAGCTGCGAAGATTTCGCTGGCTGAAGCAGAGTTTCCGTCGACAAGTACAACCATTGGCACTTTCCAGGTTTTTGCGAACTGAGCAGACTGTTTTGTGTTGTCTGAGTAGTTTCGGCCTCGTGTAGAAACAATTGTTCCTTCTGGCAAAAACTTGTCACACATTTCAACACACACGTTTAACAATCCACCAGGGTTTCCTCGTAAGTCCAGAACCAGACTCTTCATTCCTGCATTGTGAAGTTTCCACAAAGCTGCGTCTAATTGCTTAGCCGTTTCGTCAGCGAACTGATCAATTCGGATGTAAGCGGTTCCGTTGGCAGCATCAATGATTCGAGCTTCAGAAACAGATTCCAGAACCAACGTTCCTCGTGTCACATGAATCAACTCAACATTTTCATTTCGCAAGACCTGCAACAGAACCGGAGTTCCTGACTGGCCAGCCATCAGATTGGCGATGTCCTGCAGTGACTTGTTTTCCGTTGCTGTTCCGTTGACGCTGCTAATAATATCTCCTCGTTGAACACCCGCTTTTTCAGCAGGACTTCCCTGAACAGGTCGCACAACAACAGCTCCCTTTTCATGCTGCTTCATTTCGACACCAATTCCGACCAGTTCTTCCCGTGATTTCAGATCAGCTCGTGGAGCAGATACCTGAACGTTTGGGTTGAAAGCTGAGTATTTATCGAGTGAATCGATGTTTCCCTGAATAAATTCCATTCCCATGGCAGCCGGGCTGATTCCAACTCCGCCAGCCAACTGGAACATGCTCCAGCTCATCGCCTGAGCAGCTTCATTGGCGTTCTTTACGTTGACGGCATCAGCCATTCGTCGCAATTCTGCCTGAGCCCGCTGCAAAGTTTCTGGAGAAGCTTTCACGTTGTTCGCTTTCAGAAACTCTGGATTTTCCAGAGCTGCAGCCACATGATTCAGTGCATGCTTTGTTCGATCCTGATAAGTATTAGGATCCACATGACGTTGATCAATCAAGTTGGACACTTCCATGAACAAGGTTCGCAGTTGCGTATCGTTTGTGCTGCTCAGGAACTGACGCAGTTTTGCGTCGTTAGTGCGATAGCTGATTCGCGACTGCACAGCTTTCGGGCTGAGGTCAGCCGCGAAGTTCTGAGCTTTCTGTTCCTGACCGAAGCCTGTTGAAACCAGTGACCCGAAAGCCAGCATGGTTGACAGTGTCATCAGTCGCAGTGATGGTTCCCATTTTTTCCAGTTTTTCTTGAACTTGTTTAACATCTCTCGTCTCCTTTCGAATGTTGTGCTGAGAGCGGGTGTCTCACGTCCGCAATCAGAGGTTCATCTCTCGTCTCTTACATAGCGGCTGAACTCGGTGGCGGGTGTCATTCATTCCGGGCTCTCACCCCCAGTGACTGATAGCTCGTTGCTATCCCTTGCCTCGTCGTCGCAACCGTTTCGTCCGTCAGGACTGAAAGGGTTTAATGCACTCCCCGTGCCAAACTTATTCCAGAAAAAAACGATTCCGCCATATCCCCTTGA from Rubinisphaera italica includes the following:
- a CDS encoding outer membrane protein assembly factor BamB family protein encodes the protein MARLLNIIPIVFMSLIFSIESTHADPSWPQWRGPERDGIVDSVPLPETLTETENKVVWSTPLAPSYSGPVIAEGKVFTTETVDQKEEVVRAFDKKTGKELWKTSWPGAMSVFFIARANGDWIRATPAYADGKLYVAGMQDLVVCLDTKDGSILWKADLANEFKTGNPPFGFVSSPLVDGDALYIQAANSVCRLNAQTGQVEWRVLKSSEAFGSAFSSPIIATIHGQRQLVVQTRKELAGLNLADGSPYWQTEVPAFRDMNILTPTILGNKIFTSTYGGSSLMYEIQKQDDGAFSVAELWTNKAQGYMSSPVVINGDIYLHLRNQRFTCINSETGETKWTTTPFGKYWSLLTDGKRILALDERGDLLLINVNPNEFELISQLHISDSPSWAHLAIDNHQIYVRTLDKLIVYAIK
- a CDS encoding RidA family protein yields the protein MSKQLISSGSAWEGKIGYSRAIRIGKHVHVSGTTATDENGNVVGVGEPALQAEYILKKIQGALTDAGVTLEDVIRTRIYVTNIDDWEAIALAHGKYFGEIRPATVIVEVSRLINKDHLVEIEAEAIVE
- a CDS encoding S41 family peptidase; protein product: MLNKFKKNWKKWEPSLRLMTLSTMLAFGSLVSTGFGQEQKAQNFAADLSPKAVQSRISYRTNDAKLRQFLSSTNDTQLRTLFMEVSNLIDQRHVDPNTYQDRTKHALNHVAAALENPEFLKANNVKASPETLQRAQAELRRMADAVNVKNANEAAQAMSWSMFQLAGGVGISPAAMGMEFIQGNIDSLDKYSAFNPNVQVSAPRADLKSREELVGIGVEMKQHEKGAVVVRPVQGSPAEKAGVQRGDIISSVNGTATENKSLQDIANLMAGQSGTPVLLQVLRNENVELIHVTRGTLVLESVSEARIIDAANGTAYIRIDQFADETAKQLDAALWKLHNAGMKSLVLDLRGNPGGLLNVCVEMCDKFLPEGTIVSTRGRNYSDNTKQSAQFAKTWKVPMVVLVDGNSASASEIFAAAMQDNGRALIVGRTSYGKGTVQTHLPLRTISGNLKLTTAKFYSPNGREMAGSGVTPDVVIEKNDRITSIDNDIAKALEMIDNGQAQNIVNQMTKKRLPTS
- a CDS encoding FAD-dependent oxidoreductase, giving the protein MKIGIAGCGITGTAVAAMLAEFGHEITIFEQAPECHPIGAGILLQPSGQQILKRLGLFEEIEAHSARLDGLDARLKSGRQLLRLKYARLDPEYYGLGVHRGLLFDRLLTLCKNRNVTIRTNSPVTGLEQTAEGAQFQIRESELSEPFDFVIAADGSRSRLRDASGIRFHGYEYDYAALWMTGPLAAIQDRLYQIVDGTQRLVGLLPIGEGQASFFWGLPANQYQNLIAGSFNQWKDEVISLCPEAEEILQNIESFESLIFTTYRHFRMDRWHTNRCIFLGDSAHPSSPHLGQGVNLALEDAACFTDALEQSTDFEAACKLYTSQRKTKLRYYQKVTSFLAPFFQSGYSSLAFGRNCVLPMLPSVPIVSRMMLQTLCGIKRSWLR
- a CDS encoding DUF1559 domain-containing protein; this encodes MQFPKVTSLKTLSCSRRAFTLIELLVVIAIIAILVALLLPAVQQAREAARRSSCKNNLKQLALAMHNYHDTHSVFPYGWQAEVGGSRHRRQCFFHCMLPFIEEGNLSDLYQADTTEYVHQIPKSLAGIPVSVYMCPSDPAGPAVGGGGTDNGFQGNYVVCAGGDVNTSTDPNGIPQTVVAKPTTGMFYTGSNTKFRSVTDGTTNTIMMGEGIIRGSTGASWGGLGGYWGGAPHGSYAFSTAETPNTSVPDRVYSCKSTTFLNSPCENGNAGGLSGRYNFARSYHKGGAQFALADGSIRFISENIDRLTFRYLGQMKDGQVLGEF
- a CDS encoding CAP domain-containing protein; the encoded protein is MNSPRTSFAIILACLIFSPNIASPREVPEKPAKMHDVEMLLIDKTNEYRKSNQLKLLSSNNKLNQAARNHANVMIETNNFSHQAGDTQPSDRAEQAGYRWYFIAENIAWRSGDNLMSNEQLADAILQQWINSPGHNQNLLAKLALECGVSITYDANSGRTYIVMLYARPRN